A window of the Poecile atricapillus isolate bPoeAtr1 chromosome 17, bPoeAtr1.hap1, whole genome shotgun sequence genome harbors these coding sequences:
- the XYLT2 gene encoding xylosyltransferase 2 isoform X2 has protein sequence MVAGGAMVAGGRARKLVRRYRLAAATALAILLLQGLVLWSSAGLDEEGPAEERQKKAGFPESSDGSKDSDSSAGRRSSASRKHGRWRGRPDSPGAVVSKVVRAVTARHKPGWRLPAMLDSTSRRNLTELRREAQLAIFQQGDTGSVEGAPQPTENSFTPKCEITGKDALSALARASSKQCQQEIANVVCLHRAGSLMPQSVPRHCQLSGKVSPVIQWDESRLQQGPPSKPVRIAYMLVVHGRAIRQLKRLIKAVYHQQHFFYIHVDKRSNYLHHEAMELARHYPNIRVTPWRMVTIWGGASLLKMYLRSMKDLLELSEWPWDFFINLSATDYPTRTNDELVMFLSKYRDKNFLKSHGRDNARFIKKQGLDRLFHECDSHMWRLGERHIPEGIIVDGGSDWFSLTRSFVEYVVYADDQLVSQLRQFYTYTLLPAESFFHTVLENSHACETLVDNNLRVTNWNRKLGCKCQYKHIVDWCGCSPNDFKPQDFLRLQQLSRPTFFARKFESTVNQEVLEILDTHLYGSYPANTPALKAYWENVYDRVDGLSGLTDVTLTFYTAFSRLGLHKASSTPTAKADKLCRFEPRGFPSSVHLYFYDDRFQGYLVMQEVQNLATGQAESLEVWMMPQGALKLSGHGGQANRLQNLEVGTEWDPKERLFRNFGGLMGPFDEPVAMQKWSRGPNLTATVVWIDPTYVIAASYDITVDAEAEFTQYKPPLNHPLRPGIWTIRLLQFWEPLAENQFLVVPQTFNRKQPLRKDDSNWLHGGPPRNEYMDQNFQGLGGILNLPRSEAAEEDAVRKARLTGKELEEWADAAISTFWSTANVCVSSPSACASLETCSKTSWSSLSPDPKSELGPVKPDGRLR, from the exons ATGGTGGCCGGCGGGGCGATGGTGGCCGGCGGGCGGGCGCGGAAGCTGGTGCGGCGCTACCGGCTGGCGGCCGCGACGGCACTCgccatcctcctgctccagggactCGTCCTCTGGAGCTCCGCCGGCCTCGACGAGGAGGGCCCGGCCGAG GAGCGGCAGAAAAAAGCTGGGTTTCCTGAGAGCAGCGACGGCTCCAAGGACTctgacagctctgctgggcGCCGGAGCAGTGCCAGCCGGAAGCATGGCCGGTGGCGGGGCCGGCCGGACAGCCCCGGGGCCGTGGTGTCCAAGGTGGTGAGAGCCGTCACGGCCAGGCACAAACCAGGATGGAGGCTGCCGGCCATGCTGGACTCCACCAGCCGCAGGAACCTGACGGAGCTGCGCAGAGAGGCCCAGCTGGCCATCTTCCAGCAGGGTGACACGGGCAGTGTGGAGGGGGCTCCCCAGCCCACTGAGAACAGTTTCACCCCCAAGTGCGAAATCACGGGCAAAGACGCCCTGTCGGCGCTGGCCCGGGCCAGCAGCAAACAGTGCCAACAGGAGATCGCCAACGTGGTGTGTCTGCACCGAGCTGGCAGCCTCATGCCCCAGTCTGTGCCTCGCCACTGCCAGCTCTCAG GCAAGGTCAGCCCTGTGATCCAGTGGGACGAAAgccggctgcagcaggggcCCCCCAGCAAACCTGTGCGCATTGCCTACATGCTGGTGGTGCATGGCAGGGCCATCCGCCAGCTGAAGCGGCTCATCAAGGCCGTGTACCACCAGCAGCACTTCTTCTACATCCACGTTGACAAG CGCTCCAACTACCTCCATCATGAGGCCATGGAGCTGGCCCGGCACTACCCCAACATCCGTGTGACACCCTGGCGCATGGTGACCATCTGGGGAGGTGCCAGCCTGCTGAAGATGTACCTGCGTAGCATGAAGGACCTGCTGGAACTGTCTGAATGGCCCTGGGACTTCTTCATCAACTTGAGTGCCACTGACTACCCCACCAG GACCAATGATGAACTGGTGATGTTCCTGTCCAAATACCGAGATAAGAACTTCCTGAAGTCCCATGGCCGAGACAATGCCAG GTTTATCAAGAAGCAGGGCCTGGACCGCTTATTCCATGAGTGTGACTCCCACATGTGGCGACTGGGCGAGCGCCACATCCCTGAGGGCATCATCGTGGATGGGGGCTCCGACTGGTTCTCGCTGACACGCAGCTTTGTGGAATATGTGGTCTATGCTGATGACCAGCTGGTGTCCCAGCTGCGCCAGTTCTACACTTACACACTCCTGCCAGCTGAG TCCTTCTTCCACACGGTCCTGGAGAACAGCCACGCCTGCGAGACACTGGTCGATAACAACCTCCGAGTGACCAACTGGAACCGGAAGCTGGGCTGTAAGTGCCAATATAAACACATAGTCGACTGGTGCGGGTGCTCCCCAAATGACTTCAAACCCCAGGACTTCCTTCGGCTACAG CAACTCTCCAGACCCACGTTCTTTGCCCGCAAGTTTGAGTCAACGGTGAATCAGGAGGTGCTGGAGATCCTGGACACGCACCTCTACGGCAGCTACCCTGCCAACACCCCAGCCCTCAAGGCCTACTGGGAAAACGTCTACGACCGTGTCGACGGACTCAGCGGTCTCACCGATGTCACCCTCACCTTCTACAcggccttctccaggctggggctCCACAAAGCCTCATCCACACCCACAGCCAAGGCTGAcaagctctgcag ATTTGAGCCTCGAGGCTTCCCCTCCAGTGTGCACTTATATTTCTATGACGACCGTTTCCAGGGTTACCTGGTGATGCAGGAAGTGCAGAATTTGGCAACTGGGCAGGCAGAATCCTTGGAGGTGTGGATGATGCCCCAAGGAGCTCTGAAGCTGTCAGGTCATGGAGGGCAGGCAAACCGCTTGCAAAACCTTGAG gtGGGCACGGAGTGGGACCCCAAGGAAAGACTCTTCCGCAATTTTGGAGGCTTGATGGGGCCTTTTGATGAGCCGGTGGCCATGCAGAAGTGGTCACGGGGCCCCAACCTGACGGCCACGGTGGTGTGGATTGACCCCACCTATGTCATTGCTGCCTCCTACGACATCACGGTGGATGCAGAGGCAGAGTTCACCCAGTACAAGCCCCCCCTCAACCACCCCCTGCGCCCCGGCATCTGGACCATCCGCCTCCTCCAGTTCTGGGAGCCTTTGGCAGAGAACCAGTTCCTGGTGGTGCCTCAGACCTTCAATCGCAAGCAGCCTCTCAGGAAAG ATGATAGCAACTGGCTGCATGGTGGGCCCCCCCGCAATGAGTACATGGACCAGAACTTCCAGGGCCTGGGCGGGATCCTCAACCTGCCACGCTCcgaggcagcagaggaggatgCGGTGCGGAAGGCGCGGCTGACGGGCAAGGAGCTGGAGGAATGGGCAGACGCTGCCATCAGCACCTTCTGGTCCACAGCGAATGTCTGTGTCAGCAGCCCCTCTGCCTGCGCTTCCCTGGAGACCTGCAGCAAAACCTCCTGGAGCTCCCtctccccagaccccaaatcagAACTGGGGCCCGTCAAACCTGATGGGCGGCTGAGGTAG